A region from the Perca fluviatilis chromosome 16, GENO_Pfluv_1.0, whole genome shotgun sequence genome encodes:
- the phldb1a gene encoding pleckstrin homology-like domain family B member 1 isoform X2 gives MDLHVSDNSDSPDEMERVSRNKVEHGRQTHQVLQSTPLDLIETGKSLKVQAERPHLVSLGSGRLSTAITLLPLLEGRTTLGSEGTDIPLQGHGIAAQHCYIENQAGSITLYPCGNQCSVDGLPITKPYRLTQGCMLCFGQSVFFRFNHPEEALRMKSMLPGGSQGLSTTRTHPTDSHSVLNGNHQSFSSNGDSKINNLAKNFQDSLVLKVGSGKQPIHQPSPPNMLNGRNSSMTEDSIYENSSSFLGQNLGSKTPPVPVRSTHTEHSPVPHPRTSVSVASSGTTGGQRAQESPKLRRNVRADATSGQEKSNLSHKPCPVKFSPTTPSSPRVRGSSLQKRSPSPMREQHLSHVEAPQRLRTPEPIGATSLREHPPLSPYMSRRGTPGSQGSASSLASQGLTVKPSPEGPQGQLRLTTTSKAEAIRALYAQGPSPLSGLEKEPGGRQLRAGPGSGIMSGLGSRSGSSPLASPHRTRKTSCMTMAGSSSKEQSLIKPYTRERKNSISEINDNEDELLEYHRWQREERLREQEMEKLERQRLETILTLCADYNHEDSAAELAEVVRSGLLGGARGTCSDTEGGMSLQGVDRPQRVRENDEETQREESSSTESTHQEELLAGQEQVYLEEERSRILARVDDMKYRVSELELQLQETKQEVEMEQALLQAERRAEQEQVEAENEILSQLQLKLSQLEKATQKEKDKVRANVSAERKALEKQRNEYNELKRQFDKCPLSLREQLQEQLSRKAEALESGTKQFEELEFCQLEEESSLEEKKESQSSQLLQERAEYHCSVAKRKEKIATMEAQVKQLGLQAAQDCERMAKDRTVTLQLLHKEQDRLCALEKKYHTLTGGRNFPKPNRSMKEDFLHISEPDLVYVDGPPHSPCPSSTSFSSSHIPSPELYPVRLQEEYLRLSDVYKMYGNAAMQPRSSSPAALHCLSLAVAPALPCEEYITVSQLSQIFGMQRVDPSSSSSIPSFQLASSQSTFSCHSTARGPSSLLSAQSQPELSRNAMPPINLERWYQDIMAAGEPQSCPPPLPAKSFSTRRHSQLLKSKSDGEVGQAASCTLPHSSGAAHEKNASTKGLQLMLREMSNPLDMDPRRQLALQSKDLSPTVHHSILHHQSPPSGNQAYDTLSLESSDSMETSVSTGNSACTPESACGLEAQRIEEMEKMLREAQQEKARLMENREREVQARRQMLEEERRRREEAERRLQDETAHRLRLVEEEVKMREKHFSQARPMTRYLPNRKEEFDLRAHVESSGHSIDTCPFVILTEKMCKGHLVKMGGKIKSWKKRWFVFDRIKRNFCYYVDKHETKLKGLIYFQAIEEVYYDHLRSATKSPNPSLTFCVKTHDRLYYMVAPSPEAMRIWMDVIVTGAEGYTQFMS, from the exons ATG GATCTTCATGTGTCAGATAATTCTGACAGTCCAGACGAGATGGAGCGCGTGAGCAGGAATAAAGTGGAACATGGGAGACAGACTCACCAGGTCTTACAG AGCACTCCTTTAGACCTGATTGAGACAGGCAAGTCCCTGAAAGTCCAGGCAGAGCGCCCCCACCTGGTTAGTTTGGGAAGTGGACGCTTGAGCACAGCCATCACCTTGCTACCACTGCTGGAAG GGAGAACCACGCTGGGCAGTGAGGGGACAGATATCCCTCTGCAGGGCCATGGCATCGCAGCTCAGCACTGCTACATTGAAAACCAAGCAGGCAGCATCACCTTGTACCCATGTGGAAACCAGTGCTCTGTAGATGGCCTTCCCATCACCAAACCCTATCGCCTGACACAAG GGTGCATGCTGTGTTTTGGTCAGTCAGTCTTTTTCCGCTTCAACCATCCAGAGGAGGCCCTGCGGATGAAGAGCATGCTACCTGGAGGGAGCCAAGGACTTAGTACCACAAGAACTCATCCTACAG ACTCTCACAGTGTCCTGAACGGGAACCATCAGTCTTTTTCGAGCAACGGTGACTCCAAAATCAACAACCTAGCAAAGAACTTCCAGGACTCCTTGGTGTTGAAGGTTGGATCTGGTAAACAGCCTATTCATCAGCCCTCTCCTCCAAACATGCTCAATGGGAGAAACAGCTCCATGACAGAGGACTCCATTTatgaaaacagcagcagctttctggGCCAGAACCTCGGCAGCAAAACCCCTCCAGTACCTGTGCGGTCTACTCATACCGAACACTCTCCTGTCCCCCATCCACGGACCTCAGTGTCTGTGGCCTCAAGCGGTACCACTGGTGGTCAAAGGGCCCAGGAGAGCCCAAAGCTTCGTAGGAACGTAAGAGCAGATGCCACGTCAGGACAGGAAAAATCTAACCTTAGTCACAAACCATGCCCTGTCAAATTTTCCCCAACAACTCCATCCAGCCCTCGAGTAAGAGGTTCTTCCCTACAGAAGAGATCCCCCAGTCCTATGCGAGAGCAGCACCTCTCTCATGTAGAAGCCCCTCAAAGGCTCAGGACTCCAGAGCCGATTGGGGCCACCAGCCTGAGAGAACATCCTCCTCTCAGCCCTTACATGTCCCGCAGAGGGACTCCAGGATCGCAGGGCTCGGCTTCCTCCCTTGCTTCACAGGGCTTAACCGTCAAACCCAGCCCAGAGGGGCCCCAGGGCCAACTTAGACTCACAACTACTTCAAAAGCAGAAGCCATAAGGGCATTGTATGCCCAGGGTCCATCACCACTCTCTGGGCTGGAGAAGGAGCCTGGAGGCAGGCAGTTGAGGGCCGGCCCAGGAAGTGGCATAATGTCAGGCCTGGGTTCTCGGTCTGGTTCATCTCCTCTTGCCAGCCCTCATAGGACAAGAAAGACCTCATGCATGACCATGGCAGGATCCTCCAGCAAGGAGCAGAGTCTTATAAAACCATATACCCGAGAACGCAAAAACAGCATCTCTGAGATCAATGACAATGAGGACGAGTTGCTGGAATACCACCGCtggcagagagaggagaggctgCGTGAGCAGGAAATGGAGAAACTG GAGCGACAGAGGCTGGAGACCATCCTCACTCTGTGTGCAGACTATAATCACGAGGACAGTGCTGCGGAGCTGGCTGAGGTGGTGAGGAGTGGGCTGCTGGGGGGCGCTAGAGGAACCTGCTCCGACACAGAAGGAGGGATGTCCCTTCAGGGAGTAGACAGACCCCAGAGGGTGAGAGAGAACGATGAGGAGACCCAGAGAGAGGAGTCTAGCAGCACAGAGAGCACACATCAAGAG GAGCTGTTAGCCGGTCAGGAGCAGGTGtacctggaggaggagaggagcaggatcCTGGCCAGGGTTGATGACATGAAGTACAGAGTCAGTGAACTGGAGCTGCAGCTACAAGAGACCAAACAGGag GTGGAGATGGAGCAAGCCCTGCTGCAGGCAGAGCGGCGGGCAGAGCAGGAGCAGGTGGAGGCTGAAAATGAAATCCTCTCTCAGCTGCAGCTCAAACTCAGCCAGCTGGAAAAGGCCACCCAGAAAGAGAAGGACAAG gtGAGGGCTAATGTGTCGGCTGAGCGGAAGGCCCTGGAAAAGCAGAGGAATGAGTACAATGAGCTGAAGAGGCAGTTTGATAAGTGCCCCTTGTCTCTAAGGGAACAGTTACAGGAGCAGCTCAGCAGG AAAGCTGAAGCTCTGGAGTCTGGGACCAAGCAGTTTGAGGAGCTGGAGTTCTgccagctggaggaggagagcagtctggaggagaagaaggagagtcAGAGCTCGCAGCTTCTCCAAGAGCGAGCCGAGTATCACTGCAGCGTGGCCAAGAGGAAG GAGAAGATAGCCACTATGGAAGCTCAGGTAAAGCAGCTGGGGCTACAGGCGGCTCAAGACTGTGAGAGGATGGCTAAGGACAGGACAGTGactctgcagctgctacacaaG GAGCAAGACAGGTTGTGTGCCCTGGAGAAAAAGTACCACACCTTGACAGGAGGGAGAAACTTCCCAAAGCCTAACAGAAGTATGAAAGAG GACTTTCTTCACATCAGCGAACCTGACCTTGTTTATGTGGACGGCCCTCCTCATAGCCCCTGTccctcctctacctccttctcctcctctcacaTCCCCTCCCCTGAACTCTATCCTGTTAGGCTGCAGGAG GAGTACCTCAGGCTCTCTGATGTCTATAAAATGTATGGAAATGCTGCTATGCAACCTCGCTCTTCTTCCCCTGCTGCTCTCCACTGCCTCTCCCTCGCTGTAGCTCCAGCTCTGCCATGTGAG GAGTACATTACAGTCAGTCAGTTAAGCCAGATCTTTGGGATGCAGAGAGTTGatccctcctcttcttcctctattCCATCATTCCAACTTGCCTCCTCTCAATCCACCTTCTCATGCCACTCAACTGCACGTGGTCCTTCCTCTTTACTCTCTGCGCAG AGCCAGCCTGAGCTGAGTAGGAATGCAATGCCTCCTATTAACCTGGAGCGCTGGTACCAGGACATCATGGCTGCTGGAGAACCTCAGTCATGTCCTCCACCACTGCCTGCAAAGTCTTTTTCCACACGCAGACACAGTCAG TTATTGAAGTCCAAGTCAGATGGTGAGGTTGGGCAGGCGGCATCATGCACACTGCCACACTCCAGTGGTGCTGCTCATGAGAAAAATGCATCCACGAAG GGGTTACAGTTAATGCTGAGAGAGATGTCAAACCCATTAGACATGGACCCCAGGAGGCAGCTCGCTCTGCAGAGCAAAG ATCTGTCTCCCACAGTCCATCACTCCATCCTGCATCATCAGTCGCCACCGAGTGGCAACCAAGCGTACGACACCCTGAGCCTGGAGAGCTCAGACAGCATGGAGACCAGCGTCTCCACCGGCAACTCCGCCTGTACCCCAGAAAG TGCCTGCGGGTTAGAGGCCCAGAGGATAGAAGAGATGGAGAAGATGTTAAGGGAGGCGCAGCAGGAGAAAGCCAGGCTGATGGAGAACCGA GAGAGAGAGGTGCAGGCTCGGCGGCAGATGTTGGAGGAGGAGCGGAGGAGGCGAGAGGAGGCCGAGAGGAGGCTTCAGGACGAGACGGCCCACAGGCTGAggctggtggaggaggaggtgaagatGAGAGAGAAACACTTCTCCCAG GCCCGTCCAATGACGCGCTATCTGCCGAACCGCAAAGAGGAGTTTGACCTGCGAGCCCACGTGGAGTCGTCCGGCCACAGCATAGACACCTGCCCCTTCGTCATCCTCACAGAGAAGATGTGCAAGGGCCACCTGGTGAAGATGGGCGGCAAAATCAAGTCGTGGAAGAAACGTTGGTTCGTTTTTGATCGCATCAAGAGGAACTTCTGTTATTACGTGG aCAAGCATGAGACCAAGCTGAAAGGGCTCATTTACTTTCAGGCGATTGAGGAGGTTTATTATGATCACCTACGCAGTGCCACgaag AGCCCCAACCCATCTTTGACCTTCTGTGTGAAAACCCACGACCGCCTCTACTACATGGTGGCCCCGTCCCCGGAGGCCATGAGGATCTGGATGGATGTCATAGTAACGGGCGCTGAGGGCTACACACAGTTCATGAGCTGA
- the phldb1a gene encoding pleckstrin homology-like domain family B member 1 isoform X1 — protein MPVSKDLHVSDNSDSPDEMERVSRNKVEHGRQTHQVLQSTPLDLIETGKSLKVQAERPHLVSLGSGRLSTAITLLPLLEGRTTLGSEGTDIPLQGHGIAAQHCYIENQAGSITLYPCGNQCSVDGLPITKPYRLTQGCMLCFGQSVFFRFNHPEEALRMKSMLPGGSQGLSTTRTHPTDSHSVLNGNHQSFSSNGDSKINNLAKNFQDSLVLKVGSGKQPIHQPSPPNMLNGRNSSMTEDSIYENSSSFLGQNLGSKTPPVPVRSTHTEHSPVPHPRTSVSVASSGTTGGQRAQESPKLRRNVRADATSGQEKSNLSHKPCPVKFSPTTPSSPRVRGSSLQKRSPSPMREQHLSHVEAPQRLRTPEPIGATSLREHPPLSPYMSRRGTPGSQGSASSLASQGLTVKPSPEGPQGQLRLTTTSKAEAIRALYAQGPSPLSGLEKEPGGRQLRAGPGSGIMSGLGSRSGSSPLASPHRTRKTSCMTMAGSSSKEQSLIKPYTRERKNSISEINDNEDELLEYHRWQREERLREQEMEKLERQRLETILTLCADYNHEDSAAELAEVVRSGLLGGARGTCSDTEGGMSLQGVDRPQRVRENDEETQREESSSTESTHQEELLAGQEQVYLEEERSRILARVDDMKYRVSELELQLQETKQEVEMEQALLQAERRAEQEQVEAENEILSQLQLKLSQLEKATQKEKDKVRANVSAERKALEKQRNEYNELKRQFDKCPLSLREQLQEQLSRKAEALESGTKQFEELEFCQLEEESSLEEKKESQSSQLLQERAEYHCSVAKRKEKIATMEAQVKQLGLQAAQDCERMAKDRTVTLQLLHKEQDRLCALEKKYHTLTGGRNFPKPNRSMKEDFLHISEPDLVYVDGPPHSPCPSSTSFSSSHIPSPELYPVRLQEEYLRLSDVYKMYGNAAMQPRSSSPAALHCLSLAVAPALPCEEYITVSQLSQIFGMQRVDPSSSSSIPSFQLASSQSTFSCHSTARGPSSLLSAQSQPELSRNAMPPINLERWYQDIMAAGEPQSCPPPLPAKSFSTRRHSQLLKSKSDGEVGQAASCTLPHSSGAAHEKNASTKGLQLMLREMSNPLDMDPRRQLALQSKDLSPTVHHSILHHQSPPSGNQAYDTLSLESSDSMETSVSTGNSACTPESACGLEAQRIEEMEKMLREAQQEKARLMENREREVQARRQMLEEERRRREEAERRLQDETAHRLRLVEEEVKMREKHFSQARPMTRYLPNRKEEFDLRAHVESSGHSIDTCPFVILTEKMCKGHLVKMGGKIKSWKKRWFVFDRIKRNFCYYVDKHETKLKGLIYFQAIEEVYYDHLRSATKSPNPSLTFCVKTHDRLYYMVAPSPEAMRIWMDVIVTGAEGYTQFMS, from the exons ATGCCTGTCAGTAAA GATCTTCATGTGTCAGATAATTCTGACAGTCCAGACGAGATGGAGCGCGTGAGCAGGAATAAAGTGGAACATGGGAGACAGACTCACCAGGTCTTACAG AGCACTCCTTTAGACCTGATTGAGACAGGCAAGTCCCTGAAAGTCCAGGCAGAGCGCCCCCACCTGGTTAGTTTGGGAAGTGGACGCTTGAGCACAGCCATCACCTTGCTACCACTGCTGGAAG GGAGAACCACGCTGGGCAGTGAGGGGACAGATATCCCTCTGCAGGGCCATGGCATCGCAGCTCAGCACTGCTACATTGAAAACCAAGCAGGCAGCATCACCTTGTACCCATGTGGAAACCAGTGCTCTGTAGATGGCCTTCCCATCACCAAACCCTATCGCCTGACACAAG GGTGCATGCTGTGTTTTGGTCAGTCAGTCTTTTTCCGCTTCAACCATCCAGAGGAGGCCCTGCGGATGAAGAGCATGCTACCTGGAGGGAGCCAAGGACTTAGTACCACAAGAACTCATCCTACAG ACTCTCACAGTGTCCTGAACGGGAACCATCAGTCTTTTTCGAGCAACGGTGACTCCAAAATCAACAACCTAGCAAAGAACTTCCAGGACTCCTTGGTGTTGAAGGTTGGATCTGGTAAACAGCCTATTCATCAGCCCTCTCCTCCAAACATGCTCAATGGGAGAAACAGCTCCATGACAGAGGACTCCATTTatgaaaacagcagcagctttctggGCCAGAACCTCGGCAGCAAAACCCCTCCAGTACCTGTGCGGTCTACTCATACCGAACACTCTCCTGTCCCCCATCCACGGACCTCAGTGTCTGTGGCCTCAAGCGGTACCACTGGTGGTCAAAGGGCCCAGGAGAGCCCAAAGCTTCGTAGGAACGTAAGAGCAGATGCCACGTCAGGACAGGAAAAATCTAACCTTAGTCACAAACCATGCCCTGTCAAATTTTCCCCAACAACTCCATCCAGCCCTCGAGTAAGAGGTTCTTCCCTACAGAAGAGATCCCCCAGTCCTATGCGAGAGCAGCACCTCTCTCATGTAGAAGCCCCTCAAAGGCTCAGGACTCCAGAGCCGATTGGGGCCACCAGCCTGAGAGAACATCCTCCTCTCAGCCCTTACATGTCCCGCAGAGGGACTCCAGGATCGCAGGGCTCGGCTTCCTCCCTTGCTTCACAGGGCTTAACCGTCAAACCCAGCCCAGAGGGGCCCCAGGGCCAACTTAGACTCACAACTACTTCAAAAGCAGAAGCCATAAGGGCATTGTATGCCCAGGGTCCATCACCACTCTCTGGGCTGGAGAAGGAGCCTGGAGGCAGGCAGTTGAGGGCCGGCCCAGGAAGTGGCATAATGTCAGGCCTGGGTTCTCGGTCTGGTTCATCTCCTCTTGCCAGCCCTCATAGGACAAGAAAGACCTCATGCATGACCATGGCAGGATCCTCCAGCAAGGAGCAGAGTCTTATAAAACCATATACCCGAGAACGCAAAAACAGCATCTCTGAGATCAATGACAATGAGGACGAGTTGCTGGAATACCACCGCtggcagagagaggagaggctgCGTGAGCAGGAAATGGAGAAACTG GAGCGACAGAGGCTGGAGACCATCCTCACTCTGTGTGCAGACTATAATCACGAGGACAGTGCTGCGGAGCTGGCTGAGGTGGTGAGGAGTGGGCTGCTGGGGGGCGCTAGAGGAACCTGCTCCGACACAGAAGGAGGGATGTCCCTTCAGGGAGTAGACAGACCCCAGAGGGTGAGAGAGAACGATGAGGAGACCCAGAGAGAGGAGTCTAGCAGCACAGAGAGCACACATCAAGAG GAGCTGTTAGCCGGTCAGGAGCAGGTGtacctggaggaggagaggagcaggatcCTGGCCAGGGTTGATGACATGAAGTACAGAGTCAGTGAACTGGAGCTGCAGCTACAAGAGACCAAACAGGag GTGGAGATGGAGCAAGCCCTGCTGCAGGCAGAGCGGCGGGCAGAGCAGGAGCAGGTGGAGGCTGAAAATGAAATCCTCTCTCAGCTGCAGCTCAAACTCAGCCAGCTGGAAAAGGCCACCCAGAAAGAGAAGGACAAG gtGAGGGCTAATGTGTCGGCTGAGCGGAAGGCCCTGGAAAAGCAGAGGAATGAGTACAATGAGCTGAAGAGGCAGTTTGATAAGTGCCCCTTGTCTCTAAGGGAACAGTTACAGGAGCAGCTCAGCAGG AAAGCTGAAGCTCTGGAGTCTGGGACCAAGCAGTTTGAGGAGCTGGAGTTCTgccagctggaggaggagagcagtctggaggagaagaaggagagtcAGAGCTCGCAGCTTCTCCAAGAGCGAGCCGAGTATCACTGCAGCGTGGCCAAGAGGAAG GAGAAGATAGCCACTATGGAAGCTCAGGTAAAGCAGCTGGGGCTACAGGCGGCTCAAGACTGTGAGAGGATGGCTAAGGACAGGACAGTGactctgcagctgctacacaaG GAGCAAGACAGGTTGTGTGCCCTGGAGAAAAAGTACCACACCTTGACAGGAGGGAGAAACTTCCCAAAGCCTAACAGAAGTATGAAAGAG GACTTTCTTCACATCAGCGAACCTGACCTTGTTTATGTGGACGGCCCTCCTCATAGCCCCTGTccctcctctacctccttctcctcctctcacaTCCCCTCCCCTGAACTCTATCCTGTTAGGCTGCAGGAG GAGTACCTCAGGCTCTCTGATGTCTATAAAATGTATGGAAATGCTGCTATGCAACCTCGCTCTTCTTCCCCTGCTGCTCTCCACTGCCTCTCCCTCGCTGTAGCTCCAGCTCTGCCATGTGAG GAGTACATTACAGTCAGTCAGTTAAGCCAGATCTTTGGGATGCAGAGAGTTGatccctcctcttcttcctctattCCATCATTCCAACTTGCCTCCTCTCAATCCACCTTCTCATGCCACTCAACTGCACGTGGTCCTTCCTCTTTACTCTCTGCGCAG AGCCAGCCTGAGCTGAGTAGGAATGCAATGCCTCCTATTAACCTGGAGCGCTGGTACCAGGACATCATGGCTGCTGGAGAACCTCAGTCATGTCCTCCACCACTGCCTGCAAAGTCTTTTTCCACACGCAGACACAGTCAG TTATTGAAGTCCAAGTCAGATGGTGAGGTTGGGCAGGCGGCATCATGCACACTGCCACACTCCAGTGGTGCTGCTCATGAGAAAAATGCATCCACGAAG GGGTTACAGTTAATGCTGAGAGAGATGTCAAACCCATTAGACATGGACCCCAGGAGGCAGCTCGCTCTGCAGAGCAAAG ATCTGTCTCCCACAGTCCATCACTCCATCCTGCATCATCAGTCGCCACCGAGTGGCAACCAAGCGTACGACACCCTGAGCCTGGAGAGCTCAGACAGCATGGAGACCAGCGTCTCCACCGGCAACTCCGCCTGTACCCCAGAAAG TGCCTGCGGGTTAGAGGCCCAGAGGATAGAAGAGATGGAGAAGATGTTAAGGGAGGCGCAGCAGGAGAAAGCCAGGCTGATGGAGAACCGA GAGAGAGAGGTGCAGGCTCGGCGGCAGATGTTGGAGGAGGAGCGGAGGAGGCGAGAGGAGGCCGAGAGGAGGCTTCAGGACGAGACGGCCCACAGGCTGAggctggtggaggaggaggtgaagatGAGAGAGAAACACTTCTCCCAG GCCCGTCCAATGACGCGCTATCTGCCGAACCGCAAAGAGGAGTTTGACCTGCGAGCCCACGTGGAGTCGTCCGGCCACAGCATAGACACCTGCCCCTTCGTCATCCTCACAGAGAAGATGTGCAAGGGCCACCTGGTGAAGATGGGCGGCAAAATCAAGTCGTGGAAGAAACGTTGGTTCGTTTTTGATCGCATCAAGAGGAACTTCTGTTATTACGTGG aCAAGCATGAGACCAAGCTGAAAGGGCTCATTTACTTTCAGGCGATTGAGGAGGTTTATTATGATCACCTACGCAGTGCCACgaag AGCCCCAACCCATCTTTGACCTTCTGTGTGAAAACCCACGACCGCCTCTACTACATGGTGGCCCCGTCCCCGGAGGCCATGAGGATCTGGATGGATGTCATAGTAACGGGCGCTGAGGGCTACACACAGTTCATGAGCTGA